A stretch of the Capsicum annuum cultivar UCD-10X-F1 chromosome 8, UCD10Xv1.1, whole genome shotgun sequence genome encodes the following:
- the LOC107856652 gene encoding uncharacterized protein LOC107856652 — MGLPSAVYISCVVYERLHNEGFTKCAQSAYHRVLTQRAEAVAEYLFRSQPIDRSYYAFGVPGTFHCRLFPSQSIHFAHCSSAIHWLSKCPEELLDEKSPAWNKQESFNNVKQWLSEIDRYASDNVNKLLVGNKCDLTAQKVVSTEAAQAFADEIGIPFMETSAKNATNVEQAFMAMAASIKNRMASQPASNNARPPTVQIRGQPQSSECLVKFFGSSLMDLVSEVRNLFVLLFFKFVSERTFLFIFLATC, encoded by the exons ATGGGTTTACCTAGTGCGGTTTACATCTCCTGTGTGGTTTACGAGCGATTGCACAACGAGGGGTTTACCAAGTGCGCACAAAGTGCTTACCACAGAGTGCTCACCCAAAGGGCAGAGGCTGTGGCAGAG tacctctttcgaTCACAACCTATCGATCGATCCTACTATGCATTCGGAGTTCCAGGAACATTCCATTGTAGATTATTTCCATCGCAATCGATACATTTTGCACATTGTTCTAGTGCCATACATTGGTTATCTAAGTGTCCAGAAGAGTTGTTAGATGAGAAATCTCCAGCATGGAATAAG CAAGAGAGTTTCAATAATGTCAAGCAATGGTTGAGTGAAATAGATCGATATGCAAGTGATAACGTGAACAAACTTCTGGTTGGAAACAAGTGCGATCTGACAGCACAGAAGGTAGTTTCTACAGAGGCAGCTCAG GCTTTTGCTGATGAGATTGGCATCCCTTTTATGGAAACTAGTGCGAAAAATGCCACCAACGTTGAGCAGGCTTTCATGGCTATGGCTGCTTCAATCAAGAACAG AATGGCAAGCCAACCGGCATCAAACAATGCGCGACCTCCAACTGTGCAGATCCGCGGACAACCACAATCAAGTGAATGTCTTGTGAAATTTTTTGGTTCTAGTCTTATGGATTTGGTGAGTGAGGTACGTAATTTGTTTGTGTTACTTTTCTTTAAATTTGTTTCAGAGAGaacatttcttttcatttttttggcAACTTGTTAA